The following nucleotide sequence is from Cetobacterium somerae ATCC BAA-474.
ATGCCATTATAAATCCTCCTTAAATTTTCCTAATTTTTCTTCTTTTTATTAAATCAATAATACTCTAAAATCAACAAGTGATTACTCAGCAGCTGCTTCTTTCTTCTCAGCGATTGCCACAGTTGCGTAAGCAAGTTTTCTAACTGGTCCAAGCATTCCGTTAAGAACCATAGAAAGAAGTTGCTCTCTAGATGGTAATTTAGCTAATGCTACTACCTCTGAAGCTTCAACCCTCTTACCAGTTAATACTCCACCTTTTATAGTGAATATAGTCTTCTTAGCTTTTGCGTTTGCTTTTGCTTGAGCCGCTTCTACATCGTAAACTACCTTTGCTGGAGTTACTGGATCAGCATATCCGAATGCAAATGCAGTAGTCCCCTCTAGTAAATCATCGAATTTATCAGCGATACCAGCCTCAGCTAGTGCTATCTTGAACAGTCTGTTCTTAGCAACTAAGTACTCAGCTCCGTTTTCTCTCATTTGTTTTCTTAACTCAGTCTCTTGGTTTACTTTAAGACCTTGATAGTCAACTAAAACGATTGATTGAGCTTTAGAAATTTTTTCAACTAATTCAGCTACAAGTTCCTTTTTTAATTGAGTTGCCATTATTGATTCACCTCCTCTTTTACTCTAAAATTACCTCCGCTCCAAGGTAGGAACGGAGGTTCAAAATCTAACTATTGAGGTTAGTGAATACCTTCTTCCAACCTCGGTAGGATATTTAAGACTTGCGTCACCTACGGTCTTTGGTTTGGATCTATATTTAATTATTTATCCAACTTTTTAAGTTATAATTTTACAACTTTATAATTATAACACATAATTTAAATTTTTGCAAATTTTAATTAAGCATTTTTTGCAACTAAAACTGGATCCATTTTAACTCCTGGTCCCATTGTTAAAGAAACTGCAACAGTTCTTAAGTATTGACCTTTAGATGCAGATGGCTTTAATCTTACAATCTCATTGATGAACGCTGTGAAGTTCTCTAATAAAGCTTCTTCAGAGAAATCTGCTTTACCGATTGGCGCATGGATTGATCCTAGCTTGTCTACTCTAAATGCAAGTTTTCCTTTCTTGAACTCAGATACTGCCGTTGCGATATCTGGTGTAACTGTTCCTGACTTAGGGTTAGGCATTAAACCTTTAGTTCCTAAGATTCTTCCTAATCTTCCTAATTTAGGCATCATGTCTGGAGTTGCAATTACGATATCAAAGTCAAACCAACCTTGTTGGATTTTCTCGATATACTCTTCTGCTCCAGCATAATCTGCTCCAGCCTCTAAAGCTTTCTCTATGTTAGCTCCTGAAGTGATTGCTAATATTTTAACTGTTTTTCCTGTTCCGTTTGGAAGTACAACTGTACCTCTAACTTGTTGATCTGCATGTCTAGGATCTACTCCTA
It contains:
- the rplJ gene encoding 50S ribosomal protein L10; this encodes MATQLKKELVAELVEKISKAQSIVLVDYQGLKVNQETELRKQMRENGAEYLVAKNRLFKIALAEAGIADKFDDLLEGTTAFAFGYADPVTPAKVVYDVEAAQAKANAKAKKTIFTIKGGVLTGKRVEASEVVALAKLPSREQLLSMVLNGMLGPVRKLAYATVAIAEKKEAAAE
- the rplA gene encoding 50S ribosomal protein L1, which produces MANKRGKKYLEIAKLVEQGRLYEVKEAIELVRKTRTANFVETVEIALRLGVDPRHADQQVRGTVVLPNGTGKTVKILAITSGANIEKALEAGADYAGAEEYIEKIQQGWFDFDIVIATPDMMPKLGRLGRILGTKGLMPNPKSGTVTPDIATAVSEFKKGKLAFRVDKLGSIHAPIGKADFSEEALLENFTAFINEIVRLKPSASKGQYLRTVAVSLTMGPGVKMDPVLVAKNA